Proteins found in one Desulfobacterales bacterium genomic segment:
- a CDS encoding P-II family nitrogen regulator yields the protein MKEIKAIIKPFKLESVKDALNGIGVNGMTVSEVKGFGRQRGHSEVFRGAEYQVDFVPKIQIDVVVDDNLCAKVIDIIKDKAKTGKIGDGKIFIRSLEEAIRIRTGETGLNAV from the coding sequence ATGAAAGAGATCAAGGCCATTATCAAACCCTTCAAGCTTGAAAGCGTGAAGGACGCCCTGAACGGCATCGGCGTTAATGGGATGACAGTCAGCGAAGTCAAAGGCTTCGGGCGCCAGCGCGGTCACAGTGAGGTTTTTCGCGGCGCTGAGTATCAGGTGGACTTTGTGCCCAAGATCCAGATTGATGTGGTTGTCGATGATAATCTGTGCGCCAAAGTCATCGATATCATCAAAGACAAGGCCAAAACCGGCAAAATCGGCGATGGCAAAATCTTTATCCGCTCGCTGGAGGAAGCCATTCGAATCCGCACCGGTGAGACCGGTTTGAACGCAGTTTAA